A genome region from Camelina sativa cultivar DH55 chromosome 10, Cs, whole genome shotgun sequence includes the following:
- the LOC104719182 gene encoding photosystem I reaction center subunit XI, chloroplastic-like: MAASASPMASQLRSNFSSTSLAKRLAVPKGISGAPFGVSPTKRVSSFTVRAVKSDKPTFQVVQPINGDPFIGSLETPVTSSPLIAWYLSNLPGYRTAVNPLLRGVEVGLAHGFFLVGPFVKAGPLRNTVYAGQAGSLAAAGLVIILSMCLTIYGISSFKEGEPSIAPSLTLTGRKKQPDQLQTAEGWAKFTGGFFFGGISGVTWAYFLLYVLDLPYFVK; this comes from the exons ATGGCAGCGAGTGCATCTCCAATGGCCAGTCAGCTAAGGAGCAACTTCTCCTCCACTTCTCTAGCGAAGCGCCTCGCCGTTCCCAAGGGAATCTCCGGCGCTCCTTTTGGTGTTTCTCCAACCAAAAGAGTCTCTTCCTTCACCGTCCGAGCTGTTAAATCCGACAag CCAACGTTCCAAGTGGTTCAACCAATCAATGGTGATCCGTTCATCGGAAGCTTGGAAACTCCCGTGACATCTAGTCCCTTGATCGCGTGGTACCTTTCCAACCTCCCTGGCTACCGCACTGCTGTCAACCCGCTCCTCCGTGGTGTCGAAGTGGGTCTAGCCCATGGTTTCTTCTTAGTGGGTCCATTCGTCAAGGCTGGTCCATTAAGGAACACTGTTTACGCTGGTCAGGCCGGCTCTTTAGCCGCGGCTGGGCTTGTCATCATCCTCAGCATGTGCCTCACCATTTACGGAATCTCTTCTTTCAAGGAAGGAGAGCCGTCGATCGCACCGAGTTTGACTTTGACTGGGCGGAAGAAGCAGCCTGACCAGCTTCAAACGGCTGAGGGATGGGCTAAGTTCACAGGAGGGTTCTTCTTTGGTGGGATCTCTGGGGTGACTTGGGCTTACTTCCTTCTTTACGTTCTTGACCTTCCTTACTTCGTCAAGTGA